A genomic region of Arachis hypogaea cultivar Tifrunner chromosome 5, arahy.Tifrunner.gnm2.J5K5, whole genome shotgun sequence contains the following coding sequences:
- the LOC112802496 gene encoding uncharacterized protein isoform X1 — MGYRRSWLFLIFSLVILPATLFSSASAAPLPPAKIVTGFVSNAVSALVKWLWSLKSTSSNKPVQQHGRSMVKFEGGYTVETIFDGTKLGVEPYSVEVSPNGEFLVLDSENSNLYKIPVPISRYGRPKVLAGSSEGYIGHIDGRLRDARMNHPKGLTVDDSGNIYVADTMNMAIRKITDQGVTTIAGGGKWGQSRGHVDGASEDAKFSNDFDVKYVGSSCSLLVVDRGNQAIREIQLHHDDCNTDSSSSDDYDASFHLGIVVLLAAGFFGYMLALLQWRVRAMFSSHDDPRPPLRKGTAPPPHQRLPPNSVRPPLIPSEDEDEFEKQEGFFVSIGRLFLNSGTSMAEILGGLFSSSSSKRNKSSQLHQYHHHPQYQQQYHHYPPSNRTHHQSWPVQESYVIPNEDEPPPPLETRTPTHNRKTTTYPFVTNNNNEIEKPQNSKPIRPNNNYLDKWDDDNNGGDYDDGDHQHQQQQPPHHQYKHPKLQHHQIQQHQQHHQIQTRYSSSTTTANTPQGYYEPSCEPNEIVFGAVQEHDGRREAMVIKAVDYGDPKYSHHSIRPRLNYVGYSHAY, encoded by the exons ATGGGTTATAGGAGGAGTTGGCTTTTtctgattttttctttggtgATTTTACCTGCTACCCTCTTCTCTTCAGCTTCAGCAGCACCACTACCACCTGCTA AGATTGTTACTGGCTTTGTGTCCAATGCGGTTTCGGCGCTAGTTAAATGGCTATGGTCACTAAAATCCACATCTTCTAATAAACCAG TGCAACAACATGGAAGGTCCATGGTGAAATTCGAAGGTGGCTACACTGTGGAGACTATATTTGATGGAACTAAGCTTGGAGTTGAGCCTTACTCAGTTGAAGTATCTCCAAATGGTGAATTCCTAGTTCTGGATTCAGAGAACAGTAATCTCTACAAGATTCCTGTCCCAATATCTCGAT ATGGCAGGCCCAAAGTTCTTGCTGGATCAAGTGAAGGGTATATTGGACACATAGATGGGAGACTTAGAGACGCCAGAATGAATCACCCTAAAGGGCTTACAGTGGATGACAGTGGAAATATTTACGTTGCTGACACTATGAATATGGCCATCAGAAAAATCACTGATCAAG GGGTTACAACCATTGCGGGTGGTGGAAAATGGGGGCAATCAAGAGGGCATGTTGATGGTGCAAGTGAAGATGCAAAATTTTCAAATGATTTTGATGTAAAGTATGTTGGTAGCAGCTGCTCCCTTTTGGTGGTGGATCGTGGAAACCAAGCAATTAGAGAAATTCAACTCCACCATGATGATTGTAATACTGATTCTTCTTCTTCCGATGACTATGATGCTAGTTTCCACTTAG GAATAGTGGTGCTTCTTGCTGCTGGATTCTTTGGCTATATGCTAGCATTACTGCAGTGGAGAGTGAGAGCAATGTTTTCTTCTCATGAT GATCCAAGACCTCCATTAAGGAAAGGCACAGCACCTCCACCACATCAAAGGCTTCCTCCAAACTCAGTCAGGCCTCCATTGATCCCAAGTGAAGACGAGGACGAATTCGAGAAACAAGAAGGCTTCTTTGTCTCCATTGGAAGACTCTTCCTCAACTCAGGCACATCCATGGCTGAAATCTTAGGTGGCttattctcatcatcatcatccaaaaGGAACAAATCTTCACAacttcatcaatatcatcatcatcctcaatacCAACAACAATACCACCATTATCCACCATCAAACAGGACCCATCATCAATCATGGCCAGTGCAAGAGAGTTATGTGATTCCAAATGAAGATGAACCTCCTCCACCATTAGAAACAAGAACACCAACACATaatagaaaaacaacaacatacccTTTTGTTACCAACAATAACAATGAGATTGAGAAGCCACAGAACTCGAAACCAATTAGGCCTAATAATAATTATTTGGACAAATGGGATGATGATAATAATGGAGGTGACTATGATGATGGTGATCAtcaacatcaacaacaacaaccgcCACATCATCAATATAAGCATCCTAAGCTTCAGCACCATCAGATTCAACAACACCAGCAGCATCATCAAATTCAAACACGCTACTCTTCATCAACAACAACAGCCAACACCCCACAAGGCTACTACGAGCCGAGCTGCGAGCCGAATGAGATCGTGTTTGGCGCAGTTCAAGAACACGATGGGAGGCGTGAAGCTATGGTTATAAAAGCTGTAGATTATGGGGATCCCAAGTACAGTCACCATAGTATTCGTCCCAGGTTGAATTATGTTGGTTACTCTCATGCTTATTGA
- the LOC112802496 gene encoding uncharacterized protein isoform X2: MGNLLIQLRKAKTLDGRPKVLAGSSEGYIGHIDGRLRDARMNHPKGLTVDDSGNIYVADTMNMAIRKITDQGVTTIAGGGKWGQSRGHVDGASEDAKFSNDFDVKYVGSSCSLLVVDRGNQAIREIQLHHDDCNTDSSSSDDYDASFHLGIVVLLAAGFFGYMLALLQWRVRAMFSSHDDPRPPLRKGTAPPPHQRLPPNSVRPPLIPSEDEDEFEKQEGFFVSIGRLFLNSGTSMAEILGGLFSSSSSKRNKSSQLHQYHHHPQYQQQYHHYPPSNRTHHQSWPVQESYVIPNEDEPPPPLETRTPTHNRKTTTYPFVTNNNNEIEKPQNSKPIRPNNNYLDKWDDDNNGGDYDDGDHQHQQQQPPHHQYKHPKLQHHQIQQHQQHHQIQTRYSSSTTTANTPQGYYEPSCEPNEIVFGAVQEHDGRREAMVIKAVDYGDPKYSHHSIRPRLNYVGYSHAY, from the exons ATGGGAAACCTTTTGATTCAGCTGAGAAAAGCAAAGACGCTTG ATGGCAGGCCCAAAGTTCTTGCTGGATCAAGTGAAGGGTATATTGGACACATAGATGGGAGACTTAGAGACGCCAGAATGAATCACCCTAAAGGGCTTACAGTGGATGACAGTGGAAATATTTACGTTGCTGACACTATGAATATGGCCATCAGAAAAATCACTGATCAAG GGGTTACAACCATTGCGGGTGGTGGAAAATGGGGGCAATCAAGAGGGCATGTTGATGGTGCAAGTGAAGATGCAAAATTTTCAAATGATTTTGATGTAAAGTATGTTGGTAGCAGCTGCTCCCTTTTGGTGGTGGATCGTGGAAACCAAGCAATTAGAGAAATTCAACTCCACCATGATGATTGTAATACTGATTCTTCTTCTTCCGATGACTATGATGCTAGTTTCCACTTAG GAATAGTGGTGCTTCTTGCTGCTGGATTCTTTGGCTATATGCTAGCATTACTGCAGTGGAGAGTGAGAGCAATGTTTTCTTCTCATGAT GATCCAAGACCTCCATTAAGGAAAGGCACAGCACCTCCACCACATCAAAGGCTTCCTCCAAACTCAGTCAGGCCTCCATTGATCCCAAGTGAAGACGAGGACGAATTCGAGAAACAAGAAGGCTTCTTTGTCTCCATTGGAAGACTCTTCCTCAACTCAGGCACATCCATGGCTGAAATCTTAGGTGGCttattctcatcatcatcatccaaaaGGAACAAATCTTCACAacttcatcaatatcatcatcatcctcaatacCAACAACAATACCACCATTATCCACCATCAAACAGGACCCATCATCAATCATGGCCAGTGCAAGAGAGTTATGTGATTCCAAATGAAGATGAACCTCCTCCACCATTAGAAACAAGAACACCAACACATaatagaaaaacaacaacatacccTTTTGTTACCAACAATAACAATGAGATTGAGAAGCCACAGAACTCGAAACCAATTAGGCCTAATAATAATTATTTGGACAAATGGGATGATGATAATAATGGAGGTGACTATGATGATGGTGATCAtcaacatcaacaacaacaaccgcCACATCATCAATATAAGCATCCTAAGCTTCAGCACCATCAGATTCAACAACACCAGCAGCATCATCAAATTCAAACACGCTACTCTTCATCAACAACAACAGCCAACACCCCACAAGGCTACTACGAGCCGAGCTGCGAGCCGAATGAGATCGTGTTTGGCGCAGTTCAAGAACACGATGGGAGGCGTGAAGCTATGGTTATAAAAGCTGTAGATTATGGGGATCCCAAGTACAGTCACCATAGTATTCGTCCCAGGTTGAATTATGTTGGTTACTCTCATGCTTATTGA
- the LOC112803944 gene encoding uncharacterized protein translates to MTSDLLFTHGGPEEDPSNEFEVGQQFENKEEVMLAVKRLDSKVIAQYIFTMVKVDPTISIKLLQGGMENHFDCKASYRKIYLPGTWVQLMTQPWSGLVNTVMFHWIFFGRFHRVLRLSNIDKPLIFIDGTHLYGKYGGTLLMAIAQDDNVNILPIAFAVVEGETKEA, encoded by the exons ATGACTTCTGATTTGTTGTTTACCCATGGAGGCCCCGAAGAGGATCCAAGCAATGAGTTTGAGGTTGGACAACAATTTGAGAATAAGGAAGAAGTCATGTTGGCAGTTAAGAG GTTGGATTCAAAGGTGATTGCTCAATACATATTCACAATGGTTAAAGTAGATCCAACAATCAGCATCAAGCTTTTGCAAGGAGGTATGGAGAATCACTTTGATTGCAAGGCGTCCTACAGAAAG ATATACTTGCCTG GTACCTGGGTACAACTTATGACACAACCTTGGTCTGGTTTAGTCAATACTGTCATGTTTCATTGGATTTTTTTTGGACGTTTCCACCGTGTGTTGAGACTTTCAAACATTGACAAGCCACTTATTTTCATCGATGGCACCCACTTATATGGTAAATATGGTGGCACGTTATTGATGGCCATTGCTCAAGATGACAATGTAAACATTTTGCCTATTGCATTTGCCGTTGTTGAGGGTGAGACGAAGGAGGCTTAG